In Camelina sativa cultivar DH55 chromosome 16, Cs, whole genome shotgun sequence, a single window of DNA contains:
- the LOC104749477 gene encoding dormancy-associated protein homolog 1, with protein MWDETFAGPKPEHGLGRLRKKITAQPLDIKSVGEGSSSKTVLAVAGSPGTPTTPGSARKENVWRSVFHPGSNIATRGMGTDLFDKPSHPNSPTVYDWLYSDDTRSQHR; from the exons ATGTGGGATGAAACTTTTGCCGGACCTAAGCCCGAGCATGGCCTTGGCCGCCTCCGCAAGAAGATCACCGCCCAACCCCTTGACATCAAAA GTGTAGGAGAAGGGAGCAGTAGCAAAACTGTGTTGGCGGTTGCGGGGAGTCCTGGAACTCCGACGACGCCAGGATCGGCACGTAAGGAGAACGTGTGGAGAAGTGTGTTTCATCCAGGGAGTAACATAGCCACAAGAGGAATGGGCACAGACCTCTTCGACAAGCCTTCTCACCCAAACTCTCCCACAGTCTACGACTG GTTGTACAGCGACGATACTAGGAGCCAGCACCGTTAA
- the LOC104749479 gene encoding mitochondrial arginine transporter BAC1, with amino-acid sequence MGEKKTTTKSGEGLGFYKEYVAGMNAGLATVAVGHPFDTVKVKLQKHNTEVQGIRYKNGLHCASRILQSEGVKGLYRGATSSFLGMAFESSLMFGIYSQAKLFLRGTLPDDGPRPEIIVPSAMFGGAIISFVLCPTELVKCRMQIQGTDSLVPNFRRYNSPLDCAVQTVKNEGVTGIFRGGSATLLRECTGNAVFFTVYEYLRYHIHSRLEDSKLKDGYLVDMGIGVFTGGLGGIACWSAVLPFDVAKTIIQTSPDKATERNPFKVLSSIHKRAGLKGCYAGLGPTIVRAFPANAAAIVAWEFSMKMLGIKRD; translated from the exons atgggagagaagaagacgacgacgaagagcggagagggattagggttttacAAGGAATATGTCGCCGGAATGAATGCTGGTCTCGCCACTGTCGCCGTCGGCCACCCTTTCGACACCGTCAAG GTGAAACTTCAGAAACATAATACAGAGGTGCAAGGGATCAGATACAAAAACGGACTGCATTGTGCTTCTAGAATCCTGCAATCTGAAGGA GTCAAAGGACTTTATAGGGGAGCAACATCGTCGTTTTTGGGAATGGCCTTTGAAAGTTCATTAATGTTTGGTATATACTCCCAGGCAAAGCTGTTCTTGCGG GGAACTTTGCCAGATGATGGGCCACGGCCAGAGATAATTGTTCCGTCTGCTATGTTTGGTGGAGCTATTATTAGTTTTGTATTATGTCCAACAGAGCTGGTTAAG TGTAGAATGCAGATCCAAGGAACGGATTCTTTGGTTCCTAACTTCCGTAGATACAACAGTCCTCTTGATTGTGCTGTTCAGACCGTCAAAAATGAAGGG GTAACAGGTATTTTTCGTGGTGGTTCGGCAACATTGTTAAGAGAATGTACTGGAAATGCTGTCTTTTTTACTGTCTATGAGTACTTACGGTATCATATCCACTCGAGATTGGAGGATTCGAAGCTGAAAGATGGTTACTTGGTTGACATGGGGATAGGAGTTTTCACTGGTGGCCTTGGAGGAATAGCT TGCTGGTCAGCTGTTTTGCCCTTTGATGTAGCAAAAACAATTATCCAGACCTCTCCAGACAAAGCTACCGAGAGAAATCCTTTTAAAGTGTTGAGCTCG ATTCACAAGAGGGCTGGACTCAAGGGATGCTATGCAGGTCTGGGTCCAACCATTGTGAGAGCATTCCCTGCTAATGCTGCAGCAATCGTTGCTTGGGAGTTCTCAATGAAAATGTTGGGAATCAAACGTGACTAG